In Dryobates pubescens isolate bDryPub1 chromosome 8, bDryPub1.pri, whole genome shotgun sequence, a genomic segment contains:
- the KCNIP2 gene encoding Kv channel-interacting protein 2 isoform X3, whose protein sequence is MGPWRRFALRSSGNPPGQTKKALKQRFLKLLPCCRPKSIPSLSENSVEDEFELSTVCHRPEGLEQLQEQTKFTRKELQVLYRGFKNECPSGIVNEENFKQIYSQFFPQGDSSTYATFLFNAFDTDHDGSVSFEDFVSGLSIILRGTIDDRLNWAFNLYDLNKDGCITKEEMLDIMKSIYDMMGKYTYPAMREEAPREHVENFFQKMDRNKDGVVTIEEFLESCQKDENIMRSMQLFDNVI, encoded by the exons gcaaccCACCAGGCCAAACTAAAAAAGCGCTGAAGCAGCGATTCCTCAaactgctgccctgctgtcGGCCCAAATCCATCCCCTCGCTCAGCGAAA ACAGCGTTGAGGATGAGTTTGAGCTCTCCACCGTCTGCCACCgccctgaggggctggagcagctccaggaacaGACCAAGTTCACTCGCAAAGAGCTACAGGTCCTGTACCGAGGCTTCAAGAAT GAGTGCCCGAGCGGCATTGTCAATGAAGAAAACTTCAAGCAGATCTATTCACAGTTCTTCCCGCAGGGAG ACTCCAGCACGTATGCCACCTTCCTCTTCAATGCCTTTGACACCGACCACGATGGCTCCGTCAGCTTCGAG GACTTTGTGTCTGGGCTATCCATCATCCTGCGTGGCACCATTGACGATCGCTTGAACTGGGCCTTCAACCTCTACGACCTGAACAAAGATGGCTGCATCACCAAAGAG gaAATGCTAGACATCATGAAGTCCATCTATGATATGATGGGAAAATACACCTATCCGGCCATGAGGGAGGAAGCACCCCGGGAACACGTGGAAAACTTCTTCCAG AAAATGGACCGCAATAAGGACGGCGTGGTGACAATTGAGGAGTTCCTGGAGTCCTGCCAGAAG GATGAGAACATCATGCGGTCCATGCAGCTCTTTGACAATGTGATTTAG
- the KCNIP2 gene encoding Kv channel-interacting protein 2 isoform X2, protein MRNKGRKESLSDSRDLDGSYDQLTGNPPGQTKKALKQRFLKLLPCCRPKSIPSLSENSVEDEFELSTVCHRPEGLEQLQEQTKFTRKELQVLYRGFKNECPSGIVNEENFKQIYSQFFPQGDSSTYATFLFNAFDTDHDGSVSFEDFVSGLSIILRGTIDDRLNWAFNLYDLNKDGCITKEEMLDIMKSIYDMMGKYTYPAMREEAPREHVENFFQKMDRNKDGVVTIEEFLESCQKDENIMRSMQLFDNVI, encoded by the exons gcaaccCACCAGGCCAAACTAAAAAAGCGCTGAAGCAGCGATTCCTCAaactgctgccctgctgtcGGCCCAAATCCATCCCCTCGCTCAGCGAAA ACAGCGTTGAGGATGAGTTTGAGCTCTCCACCGTCTGCCACCgccctgaggggctggagcagctccaggaacaGACCAAGTTCACTCGCAAAGAGCTACAGGTCCTGTACCGAGGCTTCAAGAAT GAGTGCCCGAGCGGCATTGTCAATGAAGAAAACTTCAAGCAGATCTATTCACAGTTCTTCCCGCAGGGAG ACTCCAGCACGTATGCCACCTTCCTCTTCAATGCCTTTGACACCGACCACGATGGCTCCGTCAGCTTCGAG GACTTTGTGTCTGGGCTATCCATCATCCTGCGTGGCACCATTGACGATCGCTTGAACTGGGCCTTCAACCTCTACGACCTGAACAAAGATGGCTGCATCACCAAAGAG gaAATGCTAGACATCATGAAGTCCATCTATGATATGATGGGAAAATACACCTATCCGGCCATGAGGGAGGAAGCACCCCGGGAACACGTGGAAAACTTCTTCCAG AAAATGGACCGCAATAAGGACGGCGTGGTGACAATTGAGGAGTTCCTGGAGTCCTGCCAGAAG GATGAGAACATCATGCGGTCCATGCAGCTCTTTGACAATGTGATTTAG
- the KCNIP2 gene encoding Kv channel-interacting protein 2 isoform X5 produces MSHCQQRCKRQLGRVIRFFYQFVTGTLSQDSVEDEFELSTVCHRPEGLEQLQEQTKFTRKELQVLYRGFKNECPSGIVNEENFKQIYSQFFPQGDSSTYATFLFNAFDTDHDGSVSFEDFVSGLSIILRGTIDDRLNWAFNLYDLNKDGCITKEEMLDIMKSIYDMMGKYTYPAMREEAPREHVENFFQKMDRNKDGVVTIEEFLESCQKDENIMRSMQLFDNVI; encoded by the exons ATGAGCCACTGCCAGCAGCGCTGCAAGAGGCAGCTGGGCCGGGTGATTCGCTTCTTCTACCAGTTTGTCACCGGGACCCTCTCCCAAG ACAGCGTTGAGGATGAGTTTGAGCTCTCCACCGTCTGCCACCgccctgaggggctggagcagctccaggaacaGACCAAGTTCACTCGCAAAGAGCTACAGGTCCTGTACCGAGGCTTCAAGAAT GAGTGCCCGAGCGGCATTGTCAATGAAGAAAACTTCAAGCAGATCTATTCACAGTTCTTCCCGCAGGGAG ACTCCAGCACGTATGCCACCTTCCTCTTCAATGCCTTTGACACCGACCACGATGGCTCCGTCAGCTTCGAG GACTTTGTGTCTGGGCTATCCATCATCCTGCGTGGCACCATTGACGATCGCTTGAACTGGGCCTTCAACCTCTACGACCTGAACAAAGATGGCTGCATCACCAAAGAG gaAATGCTAGACATCATGAAGTCCATCTATGATATGATGGGAAAATACACCTATCCGGCCATGAGGGAGGAAGCACCCCGGGAACACGTGGAAAACTTCTTCCAG AAAATGGACCGCAATAAGGACGGCGTGGTGACAATTGAGGAGTTCCTGGAGTCCTGCCAGAAG GATGAGAACATCATGCGGTCCATGCAGCTCTTTGACAATGTGATTTAG
- the KCNIP2 gene encoding Kv channel-interacting protein 2 isoform X4: MNLEGLEMIAVLVVLVLFVKVLEQFGLFEPVSLEDSVEDEFELSTVCHRPEGLEQLQEQTKFTRKELQVLYRGFKNECPSGIVNEENFKQIYSQFFPQGDSSTYATFLFNAFDTDHDGSVSFEDFVSGLSIILRGTIDDRLNWAFNLYDLNKDGCITKEEMLDIMKSIYDMMGKYTYPAMREEAPREHVENFFQKMDRNKDGVVTIEEFLESCQKDENIMRSMQLFDNVI; this comes from the exons ATGAACCTTGAAGGCCTTGAGATGATTGCAGTGCTGGTGGTCTTGGTCCTCTTCgtcaaggtgctggagcaattTGGTCTCTTCGAGCCCGTGTCCTTGGAAG ACAGCGTTGAGGATGAGTTTGAGCTCTCCACCGTCTGCCACCgccctgaggggctggagcagctccaggaacaGACCAAGTTCACTCGCAAAGAGCTACAGGTCCTGTACCGAGGCTTCAAGAAT GAGTGCCCGAGCGGCATTGTCAATGAAGAAAACTTCAAGCAGATCTATTCACAGTTCTTCCCGCAGGGAG ACTCCAGCACGTATGCCACCTTCCTCTTCAATGCCTTTGACACCGACCACGATGGCTCCGTCAGCTTCGAG GACTTTGTGTCTGGGCTATCCATCATCCTGCGTGGCACCATTGACGATCGCTTGAACTGGGCCTTCAACCTCTACGACCTGAACAAAGATGGCTGCATCACCAAAGAG gaAATGCTAGACATCATGAAGTCCATCTATGATATGATGGGAAAATACACCTATCCGGCCATGAGGGAGGAAGCACCCCGGGAACACGTGGAAAACTTCTTCCAG AAAATGGACCGCAATAAGGACGGCGTGGTGACAATTGAGGAGTTCCTGGAGTCCTGCCAGAAG GATGAGAACATCATGCGGTCCATGCAGCTCTTTGACAATGTGATTTAG
- the KCNIP2 gene encoding Kv channel-interacting protein 2 isoform X1 yields the protein MNLEGLEMIAVLVVLVLFVKVLEQFGLFEPVSLEGNPPGQTKKALKQRFLKLLPCCRPKSIPSLSENSVEDEFELSTVCHRPEGLEQLQEQTKFTRKELQVLYRGFKNECPSGIVNEENFKQIYSQFFPQGDSSTYATFLFNAFDTDHDGSVSFEDFVSGLSIILRGTIDDRLNWAFNLYDLNKDGCITKEEMLDIMKSIYDMMGKYTYPAMREEAPREHVENFFQKMDRNKDGVVTIEEFLESCQKDENIMRSMQLFDNVI from the exons ATGAACCTTGAAGGCCTTGAGATGATTGCAGTGCTGGTGGTCTTGGTCCTCTTCgtcaaggtgctggagcaattTGGTCTCTTCGAGCCCGTGTCCTTGGAAG gcaaccCACCAGGCCAAACTAAAAAAGCGCTGAAGCAGCGATTCCTCAaactgctgccctgctgtcGGCCCAAATCCATCCCCTCGCTCAGCGAAA ACAGCGTTGAGGATGAGTTTGAGCTCTCCACCGTCTGCCACCgccctgaggggctggagcagctccaggaacaGACCAAGTTCACTCGCAAAGAGCTACAGGTCCTGTACCGAGGCTTCAAGAAT GAGTGCCCGAGCGGCATTGTCAATGAAGAAAACTTCAAGCAGATCTATTCACAGTTCTTCCCGCAGGGAG ACTCCAGCACGTATGCCACCTTCCTCTTCAATGCCTTTGACACCGACCACGATGGCTCCGTCAGCTTCGAG GACTTTGTGTCTGGGCTATCCATCATCCTGCGTGGCACCATTGACGATCGCTTGAACTGGGCCTTCAACCTCTACGACCTGAACAAAGATGGCTGCATCACCAAAGAG gaAATGCTAGACATCATGAAGTCCATCTATGATATGATGGGAAAATACACCTATCCGGCCATGAGGGAGGAAGCACCCCGGGAACACGTGGAAAACTTCTTCCAG AAAATGGACCGCAATAAGGACGGCGTGGTGACAATTGAGGAGTTCCTGGAGTCCTGCCAGAAG GATGAGAACATCATGCGGTCCATGCAGCTCTTTGACAATGTGATTTAG